In one Salvelinus sp. IW2-2015 unplaced genomic scaffold, ASM291031v2 Un_scaffold2548, whole genome shotgun sequence genomic region, the following are encoded:
- the LOC112074249 gene encoding gap junction beta-1 protein-like gives MNWGSFYAVISGVNRHSTGIGRIWLSVIFIFRILVLVVAAESVWGDEKSGFTCNTEQPGCNSVCYDQFFPISHIRLWALQLILVSTPALLVAMHVAHRRHINKKILKKSGRVSPKELEQIKNQKFAIXGALWWTYMISVLFRIVLEVGFLYIFYLIYPDFKMFRLVKCDSYPCPNTVDCFVSRPTEKTIFTVFMLSVSGVCVLLNLAEVAYLIGRACLRCIHGNXEEXKVAGIGQKLSSYKQNEINQMIADQSKFKFTVGARKTSMEKGERCSAF, from the coding sequence ATGAACTGGGGGTCCTTTTACGCCGTGATCAGCGGCGTAAACAGGCATTCCACCGGCATCGGCCGCATCTGGCTGTCTGTCATTTTCATCTTCAGAATCCTGGTCCTCGTGGTGGCGGCCGAGTCGGTCTGGGGTGACGAGAAGTCTGGATTCACCTGCAACACCGAGCAGCCCGGCTGCAACTCTGTCTGCTATGACCAGTTCTTTCCCATCTCACACATCCGCCTGTGGGCCTTGCAACTCATCCTGGTGTCCACGCCTGCTCTCCTAGTGGCCATGCATGTAGCCCATCGCAGACACATCAACAAGAAGATCCTGAAGAAGTCCGGGCGCGTTTCCCCTAAGGAGCTGGAACAAATCAAGAATCAGAAGTTTGCGATCRCAGGCGCCCTCTGGTGGACCTACATGATCAGTGTRCTGTTTAGGATCGTTCTGGAAGTCGGCTTCCTTTATATATTCTACCTGATCTACCCTGACTTCAAGATGTTCCGTCTGGTCAAGTGTGACTCGTACCCCTGTCCCAACACTGTGGACTGCTTCGTGTCGCGACCCACGGAGAAAACCATCTTCACCGTGTTCATGCTCTCCGTGTCGGGGGTGTGTGTTCTCCTCAACCTGGCCGAGGTGGCCTACCTGATTGGYMGAGCCTGTCTGAGGTGTATCCATGGTAACCRGGAAGAGAMTAAGGTAGCAGGGATCGGTCAGAAACTGTCCTCCTACAAACAGAATGAAATCAACCAGATGATCGCTGACCAGTCGAAGTTCAAGTTCACCGTGGGAGCTAGGAAAACCTCtatggagaagggagagaggtgcTCTGCTTTCTGA